One Pyxicephalus adspersus chromosome 3, UCB_Pads_2.0, whole genome shotgun sequence genomic window carries:
- the LOC140327154 gene encoding extracellular superoxide dismutase [Cu-Zn]-like, whose amino-acid sequence MHCVFCLAVILLVCAFCGAQAEAGQINNAEVLSDIYEKINDLWNIYGTKYPLLNNADRTFHAICNLQPNPNLNVTEPKITGKILFKQAYPQGKLEAHFSIQGFPLNPSASIRAIHVHTFGDFSNGCDSAGGHYNPFSVNHPQHPGDFGNFHVQNGEINQHLSNFEASLFGPFSVIGRSLVVHKLPDDLGKGNNQASLDNGNAGTRLACCVIGFSNKASWENINAWV is encoded by the coding sequence ATGCACTGTGTATTTTGCTTGGCCGTTATCCTGTTGGTCTGTGCATTCTGTGGTGCCCAAGCAGAGGCAGGGCAAATAAATAATGCTGAAGTTTTATCCgacatttatgaaaaaataaatgatttgtgGAACATATATGGAACCAAATATCCCCTACTGAATAATGCAGACAGAACATTTCATGCTATCTGTAATCTGCAACCAAATCCTAATCTGAATGTGACTGAGCCTAAAATCACTGGAAAAATCTTGTTCAAGCAGGCTTATCCACAAGGGAAGCTGGAGGCACATTTTTCTATACAAGGATTTCCTCTGAATCCAAGTGCATCTATTAGAGCCATTCATGTCCATACGTTTGGTGACTTCAGTAATGGCTGTGACTCTGCTGGTGGACACTACAATCCATTTTCTGTTAACCACCCTCAACACCCTGGAGATTTTGGCAATTTTCATGTCCAGAATGGAGAAATCAATCAACACCTCTCCAATTTTGAAGCTAGCCTTTTTGGACCATTTTCTGTTATAGGCAGATCACTTGTTGTCCACAAGCTTCCTGATGACCTCGGTAAAGGCAATAACCAGGCTAGTCTTGACAATGGAAATGCTGGAACACGTCTAGCTTGTTGTGTGATTGGGTTCTCCAATAAGGCCAGCTGGGAAAATATTAATGCATGGGTCTGA